Below is a genomic region from Pseudomonas sp. JQ170C.
GATCGAGGGCATCAGCCTGCTGCCGATCGAATCCAAGCGCTATCGGGCGGCGCTGGAGCAATACAAGTCCTCGGGCTACGACGCTGCGGCCCTGCACGACCTGCACTTTTTCAAGAATTGCTCGTCGGTGGTCTCGATTGTCTCGCTGCCCAAGGACTACAAGCTGTCGTACATGGACCTGAACCGGCTCAAGACCCACCTCAACAGCCTGTTCCCCAACACCACCCTCAAGCGCTATGCCTTGGTCATCGGCGCATCGGCAAACCTGTCGCTGACCACCCTGATCGCCAAGAGTCCGTGCCTGTCGGACGACTTCCTGACCTTGATCGTGGCGTTCATCAAGCGCTGCTTTGCCCGCAACCCGTACCGCTTCGACGACACCCTGGACAACGCCATCCTCGAATTCATCACCAGTGAAACCTTCGATGAAGCGCGCATCGATGACCTGCTCAATGAATACGAAAACCCGGCGAAAATCCTCGATACCAACTGGTACGCGATCAAACCGATGTACGAGAAGAAGTACCGCGAGCTGATCAACGACAAGAGCAAGTTCGTCTCGATCAATGACATTCGTCTTTCACGAGAATGCGTGAAGAAGGCGGTGAAGTACCTGCGCGAAATCTACCGCCATCGCATCGGCAAGACGCGGGTGATTTCGTTGAACAGCCATACCGGGAAGGTCGACTACTGATAGAACGCATCGCGGGGCAATCCCGCTCCTGTCCGCCAGGAGCGGGATTGCCCCGCGATAAACTGTTACCTGCGCCACGGACTGTTACCAACGGTCACCCCGCCTGAACAGTCTCGAGCACCAAAATCGTCTGCCTGTGCGTTTTCACGCACCAATTTCGGGCACGCTCACTCAGGTTTCTTCACCTGAATCACGATGAACGGTGAAACCACCACTGCCCAGATCTCTGGATCGCGGCTCTGAAGGTCTAGCGCCTGCTCTGCAGTAACGGCGCCCACCGTGCCAGCATTACGCCATGCGGCCACGGTTTCGCTACGGTTCTCGGCCATCGCCTGTGCAACTTCAATCAGGTCCAGGGACGTGTCGACCCAAATCAGGTCACCTTTGGCCCAAAAACGCTCCAGGGCTTTCCACTCGATTACTGCGGTCTCGCCGAGCAGCTTGGCATAGAGGGTGCTTGGTTGATCAGTCATGGGTTCCTGCCAGAAATAATTCGACTACTGTAAGAGGTCGGTATTTTTGCAGAAAAACCCGGTTTCAAAGAAATAATTGAGAGAAAACAACTGGAAAGCGGCGACTTTCCGCGTGAATTGGGCTGGGCCTAGCCGCTTTACTGTAAGTTTCTGTCAATTAAGCGACATGCTCCGAATTTGCCTCAGCGGGCCTGCTTTTCAAGCGACAAAGCGGCGCTCTACACTGTACCGGTACAGTTGCCAGGGCAAAATCGGAGCAGTCCGGGACCGTGACGAGGCGTGGCCTCCTACGGAACCTGATCCGGTCCTCATGCGCTGGCCGCCAGGACTATAAAAATTACAACAGAATGAGTGGAGCATTATGAGTAAGGCTACTAAGCAGATTTCCAAGCTGTTTGCCGCAATGGTTCTGGCCGGGGTTGCCAGCCATTCGTTTGCAGCCGACACTATCAAGATCGGCATCGCCGGCCCGAAAACAGGTCCGGTGACTCAGTACGGCGACATGCAGTTCATTGGTGCCAAACAAGCCATCAAAGACATCAACGCCAAGGGCGGTGTCGACGGCAAGATGCTTGAAGCCAAGGAATACGATGATGCGTGCGACCCTAAACAGGCCGTGGCAGTCGCCAACAAAGTGGTCAACGATGGCGTCAAGTTCGTAATCGGCCACCTGTGCTCCAGCTCCACCCAACCTGCGTCCGACATCTATGAAGATGAAGGCGTGATCATGATCACCCCCGCCGCCACCAGCCCGGAAATCACCGCCCGTGGCTACAAGCTGATCTTCCGCACCATCGGTCTGGACAGCGCCCAGGGCCCGGCTGCAGGCAACTACATTGCCGATCACGTCAAACCGAAAGTGGTTGCAGTCCTGCACGACAAGCAGCAGTACGGTGAAGGCATCGCCACTGCCGTGAAGAAGACTCTGGAAGACAAAGGCACCAAGGTTGCCGTCTTCGAAGGCCTGAACGCCGGTGACAAGGACTTCTCGTCCATCATCCAGAAGCTCAAGCAGAACAACGTCGACTTCGTCTACTACGGCGGCTACCACCCAGAGCTGGGCCTGATCCTGCGTCAGGCCAAGGAAAAAGGCCTGAACGCCAAGTTCATGGGCCCAGAAGGCGTCGGCAACGACTCCATCTCGCAGATCGCCCAGAACGCCTCCGAAGGCCTGCTGGTCACCCTGCCGAAGTCCTTCGATGCCGACCCTGCGAACAAGGCCATCGTTGAAGCGATCAAGGCTGACGGCAAGGACCCAAGCGGCCCGTTCGTGTTCCCTGCCTACTCGGCTGTCCAGCTGATCGCCGATGGCATCAAGGCTGCCGGTAGCAGCGACGATGCAGAAAAAGTCGCGGCAGAAATCCACAAAGGCACCTTCAAGACCCCGACTGGCGACCTGTCGTTCGACGACAAGGGCGACCTGAAAGACTTCAAATTCGTGGTCTACGAATGGCATTTCGGCAAACCTAAAACCGAAGTTTCTCCTCAGTAATTCCGTCTGACTACATGACTACTAAGCCCACTGTGCGAGCAGTGGGCTTTGTTTTACGAGGTTCATGGGCCTGATTCCCGCGATCCGGGAGCAGGTTCACCTGAAAATCTTAAAACCGTCACCAGCGGTTCGCTGACAGTGCCTGTGTCGAAGTGGCTCAAGACCACAAGACCGAGCCGGGAATACCCCACCAGTGAAATGCGTACCAGGTTTTTAGGAGCGCTGTAATGCCTGAGATCTATCACTTCTTCCAACAGCTGGTTAATGGCCTGACCATTGGCAGCACCTATGCCTTGATAGCCATTGGCTACACAATGGTTTACGGCATCATTGGAATGATCAACTTCGCCCATGGCGAGGTCTACATGATCGGTTCCTACGTGGCCTTCATTGCCCTTGCCGGGCTGGCCATGATGGGTATCGACTCACTGCCGATATTGATGACCGTCGCCTTCGTCGCAACGATCTTCGTGACCAGTGCCTATGGCTACAGTATCGAGCGGGTCGCCTACCGGCCGCTGCGTAACAGCAACCGGTTGATCCCGCTGATTTCTGCCATTGGTATGTCGATTTTCCTGCAGAACACCGTATTGCTATCCCAGGACTCCAAGGACAAGTCCATCCCCAACCTGATCCCAGGGAGCATCTCTTTCGGACCGGGCGGCGCAGAGGAAGTGCTGATCTCCTACATGCAGATCCTGGTGTTCGTCGTCACTCTGGTGGCCATGACCGGACTGACCCTGTTCATCTCGCGTTCGCGTCTGGGCCGGGCCTGCCGGGCCTGCGCAGAAGACATCAAGATGGCCAACCTGCTTGGCATCAACACCAACAACATCATCGCCCTGACCTTCGTCATCGGTGCTGCCCTGGCAGCCGTGGCGGCCGTGCTGCTGAGCATGCAGTACGGGGTGATCAACCCCAACGCCGGTTTCCTGGTGGGCCTGAAGGCCTTTACCGCGGCTGTATTGGGCGGTATCGGCAGTATTCCGGGCGCCATGCTCGGCGGCCTGGTGCTGGGGGTGGCTGAAGCCTTTGGTGCCGATATCTTCGGTGACCAGTACAAGGACGTGGTGGCCTTCGGCCTCTTGGTCCTGGTGCTGTTGTTCCGTCCGACCGGCATTCTCGGCCGTCCGGAGGTTGAGAAAGTATGAACAAGAATCTCAAACAGGCGTTTTTCGCCGCCTTGCTGGTCTGGGCCGTGGCCTTCCCGGTGCTTGGCCTGAAGCTCAGCATCGATGGCATCCGACTGATCGTCCATAGCCAGGGGGCCTTCACCCTCACGATCATCGCCGTGTGTTCGGTACTGATGTTCCTGCGTGTGCTGTTCGACAAACAGTGGAGCGCAGTGATGCGCACCCGCTCGGACCGCAAGCTGATCTCGCCGGCCGTGAGCAACTTCCTGACCCTGCCCAAGACCCAGCGCTGGATCATCCTGGGCCTGATCGTGGTTGCACTGGTGTGGCCATTCTTCGGTTCACGCGGCGCAGTCGATATCGCCACCCTGATCCTGATCTACGTGTTGCTGGGCCTGGGCCTGAACATCGTGGTGGGCCTTGCCGGGCTGCTCGACCTGGGCTACGTCGGCTTCTACGCCGTCGGCGCCTACAGCTATGCCCTGCTGTCGCACTACTTTGGCTGGGGATTCTGGATCTGCCTGCCGATCGCCGGCATGATGGCGGCCACCTTCGGCTTCCTGCTCGGCTTCCCGGTACTGCGTCTGCGCGGTGACTACCTGGCCATCGTGACCCTGGGCTTCGGTGAGATCATTCGTCTGTTCCTGCGTAACCTCACTGGCCTGACCGGTGGCCCGAACGGCATCAGCAACATCGAGAAGCCGAGCTTCTTCGGCCTCACCTTCGAGCGCCGCGCGGCCGAGGGCATGCAGACCTTCCACGAGTTCTTCGGCCTGCAATACAACTCGATCAACAAGGTCATCTTCCTCTACCTGGTTGC
It encodes:
- the livH gene encoding high-affinity branched-chain amino acid ABC transporter permease LivH translates to MPEIYHFFQQLVNGLTIGSTYALIAIGYTMVYGIIGMINFAHGEVYMIGSYVAFIALAGLAMMGIDSLPILMTVAFVATIFVTSAYGYSIERVAYRPLRNSNRLIPLISAIGMSIFLQNTVLLSQDSKDKSIPNLIPGSISFGPGGAEEVLISYMQILVFVVTLVAMTGLTLFISRSRLGRACRACAEDIKMANLLGINTNNIIALTFVIGAALAAVAAVLLSMQYGVINPNAGFLVGLKAFTAAVLGGIGSIPGAMLGGLVLGVAEAFGADIFGDQYKDVVAFGLLVLVLLFRPTGILGRPEVEKV
- a CDS encoding high-affinity branched-chain amino acid ABC transporter permease LivM: MNKNLKQAFFAALLVWAVAFPVLGLKLSIDGIRLIVHSQGAFTLTIIAVCSVLMFLRVLFDKQWSAVMRTRSDRKLISPAVSNFLTLPKTQRWIILGLIVVALVWPFFGSRGAVDIATLILIYVLLGLGLNIVVGLAGLLDLGYVGFYAVGAYSYALLSHYFGWGFWICLPIAGMMAATFGFLLGFPVLRLRGDYLAIVTLGFGEIIRLFLRNLTGLTGGPNGISNIEKPSFFGLTFERRAAEGMQTFHEFFGLQYNSINKVIFLYLVALLLALLALFVINRLLRMPIGRAWEALREDEIACRALGLNPTVIKLSAFTLGACFAGFAGSFFAARQGLVTPESFTFIESAIILAIVVLGGMGSQLGVILAAIVMILLPELMREFSEYRMLMFGALMVLMMIWRPQGLLPMQRPHMELRR
- a CDS encoding branched-chain amino acid ABC transporter substrate-binding protein; the protein is MSKATKQISKLFAAMVLAGVASHSFAADTIKIGIAGPKTGPVTQYGDMQFIGAKQAIKDINAKGGVDGKMLEAKEYDDACDPKQAVAVANKVVNDGVKFVIGHLCSSSTQPASDIYEDEGVIMITPAATSPEITARGYKLIFRTIGLDSAQGPAAGNYIADHVKPKVVAVLHDKQQYGEGIATAVKKTLEDKGTKVAVFEGLNAGDKDFSSIIQKLKQNNVDFVYYGGYHPELGLILRQAKEKGLNAKFMGPEGVGNDSISQIAQNASEGLLVTLPKSFDADPANKAIVEAIKADGKDPSGPFVFPAYSAVQLIADGIKAAGSSDDAEKVAAEIHKGTFKTPTGDLSFDDKGDLKDFKFVVYEWHFGKPKTEVSPQ
- a CDS encoding DUF2288 domain-containing protein, which gives rise to MTDQPSTLYAKLLGETAVIEWKALERFWAKGDLIWVDTSLDLIEVAQAMAENRSETVAAWRNAGTVGAVTAEQALDLQSRDPEIWAVVVSPFIVIQVKKPE